The DNA sequence AAGTAGACGAAGTCCGGCAGGTTGATGACCCGGTTCCAGCGCAAAGGCTCCCCGGTTTCCCAGCTTCGCCGCACCAGGGCCAGGTTGGGGCTATCGGGCTTGATAAAGGTATGGCAGGTCATGCAGGTCTCCGTGGGGGGCAGGCCTGCGTAGGCTGCCCGCTCCACGCTGGAATGGCAGAAGCGGCAGGAAAGCCCCAACCCCCCGGCGTGAAAGGCGTGGCTGAAGGGCACGGGCTGTTCCACGGGCTGGGTGCGGTACTCGAAGGCCCCCACCGCCACCCCGGAAAAGACCACCACCAGCAGGGCGAACACCCCTAGAACCGTTCCCCAGAAGAAGGTTTTTACCCATCGGTTGCGCCGCCGCATGCCACCTCCGGTCTTAAGGGCCAAGGCTACGGGCAAAAGGGCAAGGGGTCAATCAAGGGGCGTGGGTTCTTTCATAAGCGAATGGGCTCTACCCGTGCCTACCCTTTAGCAAGCTCTTCTCATAGGTACCCTAACGGAAAAGGCAAGGGACAAATGTCCCCAACCCCGGCCAACCTTGACAAGGAGAAGGCTTTTGCTAAACTAAAGCTTGCGCGTGAGGCGCACCCTGCCGGGATGGTGGAACTGGTAGACACGCCATCTTGAGGGGGTGGTGCCCGCAAGGGCGTGCGGGTTCAAGTCCCGCTCCCGGCACCAAAGAGGCCCTAAAGGGGCCTTTTTCCTTTATGCGGCTTCTCCTAGAGCGCACCCTCGAGACCCTCGAGGACACCCAGGCCTTGGCCCGGGAAGCCCTAGCCCTTTTCCCCCCGGGGGCCCTGGTGGTCCTGCAAGGCCCCTTGGGCGCGGGCAAGACCACCTTCGTCCGCTTCCTGGCCGAGGCCTTGGGCTTTAGGGGAAGGGTGACGAGCCCCAGCTACACCTTGATCCACACCTACCCCACCCCCGAAGGCCCCCTGATCCATGC is a window from the Thermus neutrinimicus genome containing:
- a CDS encoding cytochrome c3 family protein, whose translation is MRRRNRWVKTFFWGTVLGVFALLVVVFSGVAVGAFEYRTQPVEQPVPFSHAFHAGGLGLSCRFCHSSVERAAYAGLPPTETCMTCHTFIKPDSPNLALVRRSWETGEPLRWNRVINLPDFVYFHHGAHVAKGIGCAECHGRVDQMAVVRQPQAFTMKFCLDCHRQPEAHLRPKEQVFNMAYTPDPELGKKLKEIYQVRSAEALTSCNTCHR
- the tsaE gene encoding tRNA (adenosine(37)-N6)-threonylcarbamoyltransferase complex ATPase subunit type 1 TsaE, whose amino-acid sequence is MRLLLERTLETLEDTQALAREALALFPPGALVVLQGPLGAGKTTFVRFLAEALGFRGRVTSPSYTLIHTYPTPEGPLIHADLYRLEDQRALLPQLAAAREEARLLVVEWGDPEVLEADLLLRLLPEGEARKAALWQLHPGQEEGV